The following DNA comes from Geobacter sp..
ATCCGGGCAGTTCCAGGGCAACGTGCGCCGCCACACCGCGAATCTCCGCCGACAACATCCCACTTGATCGTATCCGTTCTTCGCCAACCCCATAGACTTCACAGACTGCGGCTATCAACTCCAGGACTGAATACTTTCGCACGGGATGGGTGTCCGCACGCATCAACGCCTGCTCCACGAACCGGTCTTCGCCGATGCAACGGCTGTCAATCATGCCATTTCCGTGGAATTCAGGCCGATGTCCCTCTGTCATGCCGTCGGCAACAAACGTGGCAAAGCCTCTCCGAGCCTTGCCGCTCGTTGGTGCAAACTGTCCGGAAATCCAGTCGGTGGTGAGCCACGGGAGGACTTCCTCGCCGATGTAAGCACGATGACTGCTCCACCGGTAATCACTCGGCAGCTTTGCCAGCCCGACACGAACGGGGTTCAGATGGATATAGCGAACGAGCTGGAGCAGGTATTCGTCCGCATCGACGAGGTAAGCCTTGTGCCGTCCCTGGAAAAGGTGGCCGGTGCGATTCTTGCGCCAGTTGATCCAGCGCGTATAGCGGAACGAGATATTCTGCATGATCTTCGACAGCGGCACCTCACCCACCTGGACTGCAAGGTGAACATGGTTCGTCATCAGGCAGAACGCATGGATACGGTGCCCGAACCTCTCCACCCCCTCTTGCAGGAGCAGATAAAAGCGATAGCGGTCTTCATCTTCAAAGAAGATATCGTCGCGGGCATTGCCGCGAAGTATGGCGTGGTAGGTTGCGCCGGGAATATGCAATCTTGGTTTACGTGCCATTAGCTACTTATACCACATTTTTGCAGCTTTGCAGGCCTGACCCCAGCCCCCAGGCCTGACCCCAGCCCCCCCAGCCCCCCAGCCCCCTGACCCGTGGCAACCCGCTCTAGTCGATCTTATGACCGCACTTGAACATTGACTTCGATTGGTAAACCATTACGGATCTCAAAGAGTATTGCAAAATCACTTTTTCCAAATCTTTTTTTGTACGATTTCCAATTTAGAATGAGGTTGTTAATTGCTTGAGTAGTACCTTCTATAGAGCATCCCGCCATATAGAAATAATATCCACCTGCACTTCTTCGAACTCGTTGAATGATAAATGGATTATGCGATGAAACGTGTGAGCCTAATTCAAGTGCAATGTTATCATTTATGAACCTTGCCAAATTAGCTGAATTTTCAATGTATTCAGAAGTCGCGTTATATCCCGGTGAACCAATGCAAAATATTGTTGTTGAATTTGGAATATCATTTTCATTTGTAATTTCTCTATTTGGCGAGGCCTCAATGGCTAAAGTCGGAAATCTTAAAAACATTATTTTTTTGATCCATGGCAAATCGCGAAGGGACGTATCATCGAAGTTGAAAATTCGCGAGAAATTCCTTAAGGCGACTATTTCATAATCAGGAATTGCTGAGCCGTAAAAATTTCTGCGCTGATCTCTGAAATCT
Coding sequences within:
- a CDS encoding transposase, with protein sequence MARKPRLHIPGATYHAILRGNARDDIFFEDEDRYRFYLLLQEGVERFGHRIHAFCLMTNHVHLAVQVGEVPLSKIMQNISFRYTRWINWRKNRTGHLFQGRHKAYLVDADEYLLQLVRYIHLNPVRVGLAKLPSDYRWSSHRAYIGEEVLPWLTTDWISGQFAPTSGKARRGFATFVADGMTEGHRPEFHGNGMIDSRCIGEDRFVEQALMRADTHPVRKYSVLELIAAVCEVYGVGEERIRSSGMLSAEIRGVAAHVALELPGCDLVSLAHEVGRDPSSLSSAARRIVDRAKHDKAISNKISMLRGIIAALQA